Genomic window (Arcobacter aquimarinus):
TACAAAAGAGTTTTTACAAATCAATGGAGTTAGTTTTCTTGGTGGTTGTTGTGGAACAACACCTGCACATATAGAAGCTTTGGCAAATGCAGTTGAAAATGAGATTCCACTAAAGCCTTGTGGATTTTTGAAAGCTTCATTAGCTTCACTTTTTGGAACAGTTCCATTAAAACAAGAACCTGCTCCACTTTTAATTGGTGAGCGTTCAAATGCAACTGGAAGTAAAGCTTTTAGGGAGTTGTTAAAAGCAAATGATTATGAAGGAACTTTAAGTGTTGGTCAACAACAAGTACGTGCAGGGGCACATGTAATTGATGTTTCTGTTGGATTCGCTGGACGTGATGAAAGAGAAGATATGGATGCGGTTACTGCTCTTTATTCTCAAAAAGTATCACTTCCTTTGATGCCTGACTCTACTCAAATATATGCTTTAGAAGCAGCACTTAAGCAAATAGGTGGAAGAGCAATTATCAACTCTGTAAACCTTGAAGATGGTGAAGAAAAATTTGATGCAGTTTGTAGCCTTGCTAAAAAATTTGGAGCAGCTTTAGTTTGTCTTGTAATTGACGAAATTGGAATGGCAAAAACAGTAGATAGAAAACTAGAAGTTGCGGAGCGAATCTATGATTTATGTGTAAATAGACATGGTTTTGACCCAAATGATTTAGTATTTGATATGCTTACATTTACAATTGGAAGTGGAGATGATGAGTACAGAAATGCTGGAATTGACACCCTTGAAGCAATAAGAGAATTCCAAATTAGACACCCTGAAGTTGGAACTACCTTAGGTTTATCAAATATTTCTTTTGGATTAAGTACAGATGCTAGAATTTATTTAAATTCTATCTATCTTGACCATTGTGTAAAAGCTGGATTAACAAGTGCTATTGTAAATGTAAAACATATTTTACCTCTAAATAAAATTAGTGATGAAGATAGAAAAGCTTGTGATAATTTGATTTTTAATATTTGGGAAAATGGTGCTGATCCATTATTTGCTTTTATTGAACATTTTTCAAATGTTGGTGCGCAAGAAGAACAAAGTGATGAAGAGTATCAAAAACTTGAACCAATTGAAAAAGTAAAAAAACTTCTTCTTGATGGAGATAAAGATAGATTGATTCCTTTAGCTTTGGAGTTAAAAGATAATATTAGTCCAGAGATTATTGTAAATGAGTGGTTAATTGATGGGATGAAAATTATTGGAGAGTTATTTGGTAGTGGGCAAATGCAGTTACCATTTGTTCTTCAAAGTGCTGAAACAATGAAGGCAACAGTTGATGCACTTAATCCATATTTACCAAAACAAGAAAAAGCAAGTGAAACAACACTTATTTTAGGAACTGTAAAAGGTGATGTTCACGATGTTGGTAAAAACTTAGTTGATATAATTTTAAGTAACAATGGATTTAAAGTTGTAAATATTGGTATAAAAGCTGGTTTAGACTCTTTTGTTGAGAAACTTCAAGAGCATAACGCTCATGCGATTGGAATGAGTGGATTACTTGTAAAATCAACAGCCGTTATGAAAGAAAACCTTGAAGAGTTACAAAAAATGGGAATAAAAGTTCCTGTACTTCTTGGAGGTGCGGCTTTAACTAAAAACTTTATTGATGAGTATTGCCGACCATATTATGATGGTCCGATTTTTTATTGTAGAGATGCTTTTGATGGTGTTGTTTCTATGCAAAGAATTGAAAAAGGTGATGAAAATAATACTGCACTTGCTGCTGATTTAATCCAAATTCATGATACAAGTGATAGAGTTGAAGAAGAGGTTGTTGAAATTCCACCTTATGAAGAAATACCAATGCCCCAAAGTGGAAAATTTGTATTTCCTCCAATTTGGGATAGAATAGCTAGAACTGGTAAAAAATTAGATAAAGAGTTGATTTTTAAATGGATAAACCATAGGGTTTTATTTAGACAAAGATGGGGATACAAAAGAGGAAAACAAGATTCAGCTAAATTCTTACAATATGAAAAAGATGTAATTGAACCAACTTATGAAGCTTTAAAAGCAGAGTTAGTTGATAAAGATATTTTTGACCCAATTGCTATTTATGCTTATTATCCTTGTATTTCTTTTGATAATAAACTTTATATTTTTGATAGAAAATATCTGTTTAATTCACTTGAAGAATCAAAAAATGTACCACCACTTGAAGAAGCTATAAAAGTTTTAGAATTCCCTAGACAAAAAAGAAAACCATTTAGATGTATTCCTGATTTCTTTGCAAATGATAGACTTGATGTGGTTGCCTTTACACTTGCAAGTGCTGGACTTAAAATCTCTGATTATGAAAGAAGTTTATACGATAAAGGTGAGTTTACAAAATATTATCAAGTTCATGGACTTGGAGTTGAACTAGCTGAAGCTTTAGCTGAGGTTTTACATAAACAAATAAGACTTGATTTAGACATAGTGCCAAAAGAGGGACATACTTTAAATGATGTTCAAATGAAACAGTATGTAGGTTGTAGATATTCTCCAGGATATGCTGCTTGTCCTGATTTAGCTATGAATAGAGATATTTTTGATTTATTAAATCCAGAAGAGTTTGGAATAGAATTATCTGAAACATTCCAAATGCATCCAGAACAAACAACTTGTGCAATAGTGGTTACTAATCCAGAAGCAAATTATTATAATATATAAATAAAAAAAGGTTAGGAAAAACCTAACCTTTTTTCTGATAATTATAAGTGGATTTAAATATAAACAAAAAAATATTAAGACATAATCTCTTCAACAGTGATATAATCACCAACTCTTCCCGTCATTTGTTCAACATCAGTGTTTACTGGAAGTGTTTTTTTACCTGGTACCCAACCTGCTGGACAAACTTCACCTGTTTTTTCTGCATGTTGCCAAGCTCTAACTTGTCTTAAGAATTCATGTACATTTCTTCCCACCATTGGAGCTTGAACTTCTTGAGCTACAACAACACCATCTGGATTGATTAAAAATCTTCCTCTTAACGCAACACCTTGCTCTTCAATCATAACGCCAAATGCTCTTGAAACAGCACCAGTTGGGTCTGCACCAATAGTAAGTTTTAATCCTTTTAATAAAGGTTCTGTTTCAACGAATCTTTTATGAGAGAATTTTGTATCAGTTGATACAGCTAAAATTTCAACACCAAGTTCTTGAAATTCATCATATTTTGCATTCATAGCAGCAATTTCTGTTGGACAAACAAAAGTAAAATCAGCTGGGTAAAAACAAACTACATGCCATTTTCCTTTATAATCTTCACTACTTACGTTTGTATAGTGACCTGTTTTTGAATCATACGCATCCATTTTAAACTCTGGAACTTTTCTTAAAACTAAACTTGAACTCATATTTTTTTCCTTTTTTATTTCATTATTATTTTCATTTTTTACAATATTTTTATTTTCTTCAATTGGTTTTGAACCTGTATCACAAGCCATATTATTCTCCTTGTTTACAAAGGATAATCTTTTTCCTTTGATAAAAGAATTCTACATTAATGGAAATAAAATTTAACTTAAATATAAAATAAATTTATAAATTTATGATAACTAAAACTTATAATAATAAATCAGACTACATAATTACAAGCATATTGTTATTTGATGTTATATATAATCCCAATTTATTTTATATATAACATAGGATTAATATTGACAAATAGTGCAAAAGGTATTGCCTTAACATCAACTGGTATATTAATAATGAGTTTAGAATCATTATTTATAAAGTTTACAAACATATCATCTTTTCTTTTTTCATTTTATATTGGAATATTTATGTTTGCTTCAATGGCTTCAACATTTTTATTTAAAGATTTTGATTATTTAAAAAAGGCTTTGAAAACATCTTTTCCATTTTTATTAATTTGTTCAACATTTATGGCTGTATCAAATATATTTTTTATAACGGCTGTAAAAACAACAACTGTTGCAAATGTAGTTATTATTTTTAGTACTTCTGCACTTTTTTCTGCGTTAATTGGATATTTGATTTACAAAGAAAAAGTGAATAAAAACATCTATTATGCATCTTTTTTTATGTTTGTAGGATTATTTATAATATTTAACGATAAGTTAGAAATAGGAAGTGTAGAAGGTAATATATTTGCTTTATTATGTACTTTACTTTTTTCTGTTTCATTTGTTTTATTATCAAAATATAAAGATATGAATAGAGTGGTTTTAACAGCATTTAGTGGAGCTATTTTAAGTATCATTGCATATTTTTTCTGTGATGAATTAGCAATTGATTTTAAAACATTGATGATAGTAATGATTATGGGATTGTTAATAAGTCCAATTTCAAGAGTTTTATTAGGAACAGGTGCGAAATATATAAATGCTAGTGAAGTTAGTCTTTTGATGTTAATAGAGACAATAATGGCACCTATTTGGGTTTGGATATTTTTGGCTGAAGTTCCAAGTTCTTATACATTTATTGGAGGATTTATAATTATTTTAACTTTAATAATAAACTCTTTATATACTTTAAAACAAGAGAGAAAAAATCTCTCCTTATAGTTTTATTATCTTCTATCAAAACTAAATCTTCCCGCTCCAATGAACATTAAAGAAATAGAAGTTAAAAGATAAATCAAAGCAAGTTCAATAACAGGACCACCTGTCTTACCAAGAGTAAACAAGTCATTTCCATGTGCTAAAAATATAGCAAATACCATTGTTAGTGCAAAAAAGAAAGAAGAAACTCTAGTATATAAACCTATGATTATCAAAATTGGGAAAACAATTTCACCTAAATACACACCATAAGCTAGAAATTCAGGAAATCCAGCTTTTACAACTAAACCTTTAATTCCAGCTATTCCATTTATTAGTTTGTGGTAACCATGAAATAACATAAGTGTAGCAATACTTACTCTTAGTATTAGTTTTCCAATATCTTCATTTAAAATGCGAGATAATAGATATTCAAAATTTCTCATAATAATCCTTTATATTTTTTCAGATTGTAACTTTTTTATTATTAAATTAACTACTAATTAGTATTAAAATATATATTCATTGCAATCATTTAGAAATAATAATCTATAATAATTAATAAATATCAAAAAAAGGATTTATCGTGAAATATACATATTTTAATCCAACAGCTGTTGAGTTCGGAGAGGGAAAAATAGAGTCAATAGTTAATTATATTGATAAAAATCAAAAAATTTTAGTTGTTTATGGTGGAGGAAGTATCAAAAGAAATGGAGTTTTTGAACAAGTTTCAAAAGTTTTAGAAGATTATACTTGGTTTGAGTTTAGTGGAGTTGAGCCAAATCCATCGGTTGAAACACTAAATAAAGCAGTTGAATTTATAAAAGAGAATAAAATAGATTTTGTTTTAGCAGTTGGTGGTGGTTCGGTTATTGATGGAAGTAAATATATAGTTGCAGCATCTGTTTATGAAGGTGATGGATGGGATTTTTTAGAAGGAAAAACTATAGAAAAAGCTCTTCCTTTAGGTGCTATTTTAACACTTCCTGCAACAGGGAGTGAATCAAATCCTACGGCTGTAATCTCAAAATATTCAACTAATGAAAAAAGATATTTTGCTTCACCTTTGGTTTTTCCAAAGTTTGCTGTTTTAGATTCAACAGTTATGAATAGTTTAGATGATAGACAATTAGCAAATGGTTTAGTTGATGCTTTTGTTCATACTTGTGAACAATATTTAACATATCCTAATAGCTCTCTTTTACATGATGGTTATGCACAAACTATTTTAAAAGGCTTACACACTTTAGCACAAGATTGGCAAAACAGAAGAACAGCTTTATGGCAAGAAAATCTTATGCTTTTAGCAAATCAGGCATTAAATGGATTTATAGGTTCAGGAGTTCCACAAGATTGGGCAACGCATATGATAGGACATGAGCTTACAGCATTTTATGGACTTGACCATGCAAGAAGTTTAGCAGTTGTTCAACCACATCTTTTAAGAGTTATGATAAAAGATAAACAAGAAAAATTAGTTCAAATGGGTAAAGAAGTTTTTGATATGCCACATAACTATGAAATGGTAATAGAAGCAATAGAATATATGTACCATAGTATAGGAGTTTCAACAAAACTAAAAGATTACAATATCGATGATAAAGTAGTTGAAAATGTAACAAAAGCTTTAGAAAAACATGGAATGAGCAAAATAGGAGAAAGAGGAACTATCACTTTAGAAAAAGTGGCTCAAATTTTAGAATTATCAATGAAGTAGTTTTAAGCTACTTCATTTTCTAAAGGAATAGAAATAGTAAAAATAGCTCCTTTATGGCTATTTTTATCAAATTCAAAACTTGTATTTGAAGCTTTTAAAGAACTTTTTAGATGTTTTTCTACTAAAAGTTTACTCATATAAAGACCAATTCCTGTTCCATTAAATTGATGTTTAGTTGTAAAATATGGTTCAAATATTTTATCTATAATATTTTCATCAATTCCATTTGCATTATCTTTTACTTCAATAACAATATTATTATCTTGTTTTTGTGCATTTATTAAAATAATTCTATCTTCATCAGGTTTTTTTGATAGTTTTAAAGCATCTTTAGAATTTACTAAAATATTCATTAGAACTTGGACAAGTTCATTTTCTAGTGATAAAAAGTTAATATCTTCTACTTTTTTTATAACTTTTATATTATGAGTATTAAAAGAGGGAGAAACTAAATCAAGAGTTCTGTTTATTAGTTCTTTTAGATTTATTTTATTTATAGTTTTTTCTTCACTAAAAAAGTTTCTAAAATCATCAATTGTATTTGAAAGATAAGTTGTTGATTGTTTTATATGTTTTATTGATTGAAAAAACTCTTCATCACTTAATTGTTCTAACTCTTTTTTTATTTCTATTCCTGAAGCACAAACGCTTATTGTTGAAAGTGGTTGTCTCCATTGATGAGCTATATTTTCAAGCATTTCACCCATTGAAGCCATTCTTGATTGTTGGATTAAAATCCTATTTTTTTCTTCATTTTTATTTATTTCAATAGCCACTTTTTCCAAAAGTTCTTTATTGAGTTTTTTTAATAAGTATTCTCTATAAATTAAAACAAAAATTACAATAAAAATAAGTAAAACAACCAAAACTTTGTTTAAAAAAGTATAGTTAACCTCTTTTTGAAGATTAATTGAAATCCATTTATTTATGATTTCTTGTTTTTGTTGTTCACTTATATTTGAAATAGCTTTATTTAAAATGGTTAAAAGTGTTAAATCATCATTTCTAACAGCAATTCCTAGTTTAAAAGTTTCATCAAATTTGGCACTAATTTTTAATTGTCCAATATAATTATTTTGTATTTGGTAACCAACAGTTAGTAAACTTCCTATAAATCCATAAACTTTTTCTTTTTCTACTAAGCTAAGTCCTTCTTGTACATTTTGAACATCTATAAAATTTATATCAGGAAATTTGATTTTTAATAGTTCAGCATAAGCATAATCTTTTACAATTGCTAGTTTTTTATTTCTTACATGGCTTAGGTCATTTATAAATGGTGTATCTATTTTTGAGGCTAAAACTAACGGTATATCCAAATAAGATTTTGTAAAATTAAGATAAGTTTCTCTTTGTGGAGTTGGCATAAGTAAAGAGAAGATATCACACTCTTTATTTTTTCCCTTTTCCATAGATTCACTCCAAGTTTTTGTAGGAACTAAAGAAATAGGAATTTGAATGTTTTCTTGGATGATTTTTAAATAATCAGCAGAAATACCAATATGTTTACCATTTTCAATTTTTTCAAGAGGCATCCAATTTGGGTCAACACAAACACTAATTTTTTCTTTTTTATTTAGATATAATTTTTCTTCATTTGAAAGATATATAGTATTATTAAGATGGTCTGTGTAGATTAAATCATCAACATCAATATGATTTTCAAGTAATCCCATAACTCTATAAGTATTGATGATTAAATTTATTCTTTCAGGAGTAATTGTTCCAATTTTTCCATGTTTATCATAAACTAATTTTTTCATCTCATTAGCTTCATATATTAAACTTTTTAAGGTTTTATTTTGAGGGTTATATTTTTCATAAATTAATTTTGCAACTTCATCAATATTTTCAAAAGCATATTCCCAACCTCTAATAGTTGCACTATAAAAATCTTTTACTAACTTAGGATTATTTAAAGCAAACTCTTTTGACGTGAAAATAATTCCTTCGTAAAAATCAAAACCATAATCTTTAGGTGCAAATATTTTACTTTTATAACCTTTTTCTTTGAGTATAAAAGGTTCATTTGTAATATATGCAAGCATTAAATCAGTGTTTCTATTTATTAAGTTATCAACATTGAAACTATGCTCTTGTACTTTTAAATCATCAATTCTTACACCTTTACTATTTAACATTGATTTAAAAGTTGCAAATTTTTGCTGTTCTTGTGTAATCATCAAAGATTTGTTTTTCATATCTTCAACATAGTTTATATTTGAGTTTTCTAGGGCAAGTAAAATTAAAGGAGAAGATTGAAAAATAGAACCTAATAAAACAATATCTTTTCCATTTGATTTATCAACTATCAAAGAGCTTGAACTTGTCCCAAAATCTGCATTTTTATTTAGAACTTCTTCAATAATATTCATTGAAAGGTCATATTTTTTTAGTTCAACTTCAAGACCAATATCCTTATAAAAGCCTTTTTCGACAGCAACATAAAATCCTGCAAATTGAAATTGGTCAAGCCACATCAGTTGAATGGAAGTTTTTCTTAAAGGTTCTGCTTTTAGTGAAAAAAGAAAAAGAAAGAAAACAGAAATTGTAATTAATAATTTTTTTATAAGATAACCTTTTAAATGCTTTTTAACGCAATATTATATCAAAGTAAGATAAAATATATTTAATTTATAAGAGGAAGATATATGTCTAAAGAAAAGAGTATTAAAAGTAGTATATTAGAATATATTTATACTATTTCTAAGCAGCCAGTGTTATTAAAAGATTTATTAGTTGCTAATAGACAGCATAATGAAGGTATGCATGTAGATCCAGCAAAACTAGGCTTTAGAATAAGATTAACAAGAGCATATTTTGTTTATATCTTGATTGTTTTAGCTATTTTAGTTCCAATTTCTCTTTTAACTCATAAACCTTTAGCAAAAATTGACCCACATATTTCAATATTAGGTGCTATGATTATAACAGCAGCAATATTTATTGGGTTTAATTTTTTCAGAGATAAGATGAGAGATGTTATGACAAAAGAGCTTATCAAAAAAGGTTGGAAGTTACACTTTCCATTTTTTTCTTATGAAGAATATTCAAAGAAAATAGATAAAATTTTTGAAAATTCTATAAAAGATGAAATTTCAAAAAGAGATTTAGAAAAATATATTTTAGAAAAACTAACTAAAATTTAGTTAGTTTTACTTTTGTTTCATAATTGTATCAAGAGCTAGTTTCGTATTTTCCCATCTATTTTGAGCATTTAACATAACAACTAAAATATCTTTTTTACCCTCTTTTGCTCTTGCAATTAAGCAAGGTCCTGCTTGATTTGTATAACCTGTTTTTACACCAACTATATATTTTTCTTTATCTAAAAGTTTGTTGCTAGTATGTATTTTATAAAGTTTTTTTGTATTGATTGCTCTAAAAGAGTAAGAATTCATTTTTACAATTTTGTTAAAAGTTTTGTTTTTTATAGCATATTCTGTAAGTTTAAGTAAATCACTAGCAGTGCTTTTGTGATTTTTTGCATCAAATCCTGAAGGATTTTGGAAACTTGTATTTTTCATACCAAGTTTTTTTGCTTTTAGATTCATCATATTTACAAATTTTTGTCTGTTTCCATTTCCTAAATAAATGGCAATAGCATTAGCAGCATCATTTGCTGATTTGATTAAAGCTGCATTTACTAAATCTTTTAGGTAAAACTTTTCACCGACTTTAAAATTCAAAATTGTAGGTTGAACTTTTTTCATTTCAGGAGTAATAGTTACAATACTATTCATCTTTCCACTTTCAATTGCAAGAATTGAAGTCATAATTTTTGTAAGACTCGCAGGGCTTATTTGTTGGTTTGCATCTTTACTAAAAATAAGTTTTTTAGTATTTAAATCTTTAACAATTATAGAATCTAAATCCTTTTGGATTTTTTGAAAGACTTTTGTTTCATTGTATGAAAATGCTAATGTTGGAATTAAAACTAGAAAGAGAAGTGAACTTAATAACTTCATTGGTACCTACTATTTTGGGATGTG
Coding sequences:
- the metH gene encoding methionine synthase, which encodes MLETIKNLIEKKVLIIDGAMGTQLQLAQIKPEEWLFEDKDLEGCNELLNLTAPHVLEKIHDDYALAGADLICTNTFGSMPWVLDEYDIGHMSYELSRLGASLVKKSCEKYSTKEKPRFVVASIGPGTKLPSLGHIKYDEMYEGYKIMAKGLVDGGTDIFLLETCQDPLQIKAALHALNDTAPHIPIMVSVTIELSGTMLIGTDAMTIAAIMAPFNILSLGFNCGTGPVQVHKHIKTLSQVCKFPISVHANAGLPQNRGGKTYYPMQPEEFTKLTKEFLQINGVSFLGGCCGTTPAHIEALANAVENEIPLKPCGFLKASLASLFGTVPLKQEPAPLLIGERSNATGSKAFRELLKANDYEGTLSVGQQQVRAGAHVIDVSVGFAGRDEREDMDAVTALYSQKVSLPLMPDSTQIYALEAALKQIGGRAIINSVNLEDGEEKFDAVCSLAKKFGAALVCLVIDEIGMAKTVDRKLEVAERIYDLCVNRHGFDPNDLVFDMLTFTIGSGDDEYRNAGIDTLEAIREFQIRHPEVGTTLGLSNISFGLSTDARIYLNSIYLDHCVKAGLTSAIVNVKHILPLNKISDEDRKACDNLIFNIWENGADPLFAFIEHFSNVGAQEEQSDEEYQKLEPIEKVKKLLLDGDKDRLIPLALELKDNISPEIIVNEWLIDGMKIIGELFGSGQMQLPFVLQSAETMKATVDALNPYLPKQEKASETTLILGTVKGDVHDVGKNLVDIILSNNGFKVVNIGIKAGLDSFVEKLQEHNAHAIGMSGLLVKSTAVMKENLEELQKMGIKVPVLLGGAALTKNFIDEYCRPYYDGPIFYCRDAFDGVVSMQRIEKGDENNTALAADLIQIHDTSDRVEEEVVEIPPYEEIPMPQSGKFVFPPIWDRIARTGKKLDKELIFKWINHRVLFRQRWGYKRGKQDSAKFLQYEKDVIEPTYEALKAELVDKDIFDPIAIYAYYPCISFDNKLYIFDRKYLFNSLEESKNVPPLEEAIKVLEFPRQKRKPFRCIPDFFANDRLDVVAFTLASAGLKISDYERSLYDKGEFTKYYQVHGLGVELAEALAEVLHKQIRLDLDIVPKEGHTLNDVQMKQYVGCRYSPGYAACPDLAMNRDIFDLLNPEEFGIELSETFQMHPEQTTCAIVVTNPEANYYNI
- a CDS encoding peroxiredoxin, whose amino-acid sequence is MDAYDSKTGHYTNVSSEDYKGKWHVVCFYPADFTFVCPTEIAAMNAKYDEFQELGVEILAVSTDTKFSHKRFVETEPLLKGLKLTIGADPTGAVSRAFGVMIEEQGVALRGRFLINPDGVVVAQEVQAPMVGRNVHEFLRQVRAWQHAEKTGEVCPAGWVPGKKTLPVNTDVEQMTGRVGDYITVEEIMS
- a CDS encoding DMT family transporter codes for the protein MTNSAKGIALTSTGILIMSLESLFIKFTNISSFLFSFYIGIFMFASMASTFLFKDFDYLKKALKTSFPFLLICSTFMAVSNIFFITAVKTTTVANVVIIFSTSALFSALIGYLIYKEKVNKNIYYASFFMFVGLFIIFNDKLEIGSVEGNIFALLCTLLFSVSFVLLSKYKDMNRVVLTAFSGAILSIIAYFFCDELAIDFKTLMIVMIMGLLISPISRVLLGTGAKYINASEVSLLMLIETIMAPIWVWIFLAEVPSSYTFIGGFIIILTLIINSLYTLKQERKNLSL
- a CDS encoding DoxX family protein; amino-acid sequence: MRNFEYLLSRILNEDIGKLILRVSIATLMLFHGYHKLINGIAGIKGLVVKAGFPEFLAYGVYLGEIVFPILIIIGLYTRVSSFFFALTMVFAIFLAHGNDLFTLGKTGGPVIELALIYLLTSISLMFIGAGRFSFDRR
- a CDS encoding iron-containing alcohol dehydrogenase, whose protein sequence is MKYTYFNPTAVEFGEGKIESIVNYIDKNQKILVVYGGGSIKRNGVFEQVSKVLEDYTWFEFSGVEPNPSVETLNKAVEFIKENKIDFVLAVGGGSVIDGSKYIVAASVYEGDGWDFLEGKTIEKALPLGAILTLPATGSESNPTAVISKYSTNEKRYFASPLVFPKFAVLDSTVMNSLDDRQLANGLVDAFVHTCEQYLTYPNSSLLHDGYAQTILKGLHTLAQDWQNRRTALWQENLMLLANQALNGFIGSGVPQDWATHMIGHELTAFYGLDHARSLAVVQPHLLRVMIKDKQEKLVQMGKEVFDMPHNYEMVIEAIEYMYHSIGVSTKLKDYNIDDKVVENVTKALEKHGMSKIGERGTITLEKVAQILELSMK
- a CDS encoding ABC transporter substrate-binding protein — its product is MWLDQFQFAGFYVAVEKGFYKDIGLEVELKKYDLSMNIIEEVLNKNADFGTSSSSLIVDKSNGKDIVLLGSIFQSSPLILLALENSNINYVEDMKNKSLMITQEQQKFATFKSMLNSKGVRIDDLKVQEHSFNVDNLINRNTDLMLAYITNEPFILKEKGYKSKIFAPKDYGFDFYEGIIFTSKEFALNNPKLVKDFYSATIRGWEYAFENIDEVAKLIYEKYNPQNKTLKSLIYEANEMKKLVYDKHGKIGTITPERINLIINTYRVMGLLENHIDVDDLIYTDHLNNTIYLSNEEKLYLNKKEKISVCVDPNWMPLEKIENGKHIGISADYLKIIQENIQIPISLVPTKTWSESMEKGKNKECDIFSLLMPTPQRETYLNFTKSYLDIPLVLASKIDTPFINDLSHVRNKKLAIVKDYAYAELLKIKFPDINFIDVQNVQEGLSLVEKEKVYGFIGSLLTVGYQIQNNYIGQLKISAKFDETFKLGIAVRNDDLTLLTILNKAISNISEQQKQEIINKWISINLQKEVNYTFLNKVLVVLLIFIVIFVLIYREYLLKKLNKELLEKVAIEINKNEEKNRILIQQSRMASMGEMLENIAHQWRQPLSTISVCASGIEIKKELEQLSDEEFFQSIKHIKQSTTYLSNTIDDFRNFFSEEKTINKINLKELINRTLDLVSPSFNTHNIKVIKKVEDINFLSLENELVQVLMNILVNSKDALKLSKKPDEDRIILINAQKQDNNIVIEVKDNANGIDENIIDKIFEPYFTTKHQFNGTGIGLYMSKLLVEKHLKSSLKASNTSFEFDKNSHKGAIFTISIPLENEVA
- a CDS encoding D-alanyl-D-alanine carboxypeptidase family protein; translated protein: MKLLSSLLFLVLIPTLAFSYNETKVFQKIQKDLDSIIVKDLNTKKLIFSKDANQQISPASLTKIMTSILAIESGKMNSIVTITPEMKKVQPTILNFKVGEKFYLKDLVNAALIKSANDAANAIAIYLGNGNRQKFVNMMNLKAKKLGMKNTSFQNPSGFDAKNHKSTASDLLKLTEYAIKNKTFNKIVKMNSYSFRAINTKKLYKIHTSNKLLDKEKYIVGVKTGYTNQAGPCLIARAKEGKKDILVVMLNAQNRWENTKLALDTIMKQK